In a genomic window of bacterium:
- a CDS encoding DUF5618 family protein, with the protein MSEALRYLNNAKEILKNAPIEGNNYTDVKYVQEACGTAYLAILKAIDEYLLKQGLLKKELPKSEKAYTIALRKYLSIHNGKLFKEFGYLYDELHIAGYYRGLLHNVDRVKDVLKSTKDFIEKIE; encoded by the coding sequence ATGAGTGAGGCATTAAGATATTTAAACAATGCAAAGGAGATATTAAAAAATGCTCCAATTGAAGGCAACAATTATACGGATGTTAAGTATGTTCAAGAGGCTTGTGGCACAGCATATCTTGCCATTTTAAAGGCAATAGATGAATATTTACTAAAGCAAGGGCTTTTAAAAAAGGAGCTTCCCAAGTCAGAAAAGGCTTACACAATAGCATTAAGGAAATATCTCTCTATCCATAATGGAAAGCTCTTTAAGGAGTTTGGGTATCTATATGATGAACTCCATATAGCAGGCTATTATAGAGGGCTTCTTCACAATGTGGATAGGGTTAAAGATGTTTTAAAATCCACAAAGGATTTTATAGAAAAGATTGAGTAA